TACTTGAGAGTCGGCATGTATCCCTACAGGCTGCAGTATGTATGTTGCTTCAGATAACGAGGAAGAGTTGAgtggaggaaaaaaaattgtgcaATAGAAAATAAAGTACTGTAAAAGTTCAAGAAAAGAAAGCATACAAGCTAAACTGGCAGAACTTACACAGAAAGTTGTCACCATTGAAAAGAATCAGGAGCAGCATTGCTGTTGAAAGGTAAGAATATGATTTTGAGATTAGCAAAGCAGAAGCACCTTATTCAAGAGAAGACTAAGTATTTTCATAAGGTTAAACAAAGAAGGAAGGAGCATAACGAATCgaacaatttttggagttaTCAAAGCTGACCTGTATGCTGTTGTCTGGGTGCATGGGGTGACAAAGATCTGGTCTCGGAATGTAGCCTTCCTCTCTTAGTTCTTGAAGAAGGCTCTTCAAGGACATGTAGATATCTTCAGATTCAGGGTGGCTTTTATCTGCTGCAACAAATAAATGGCTGCTGTTATTTACATCTACCCAGCTGTATCCAGGTATCTTCTGGACTTTATTATCCTTCATCAATCTTCTAACTTTTGATACACTATCCCATCGTCCAGCAACTGCATTGATATTGGACATGAGGACATAATAACCAGAATTATCGGGATCTAACTTGAATAATTCTTGGGAAGCAATGTCCGCAAGTTCAACATTGCGATGCACATGGCAAGCATGGAGAAGGGCACCCCAAATGCCAGCATCCGGTTTGAAAGGCATATCAGCAATAAATTGTACAGCTTTATCTAACTTCCCTGAACGACTGTATAGGCCAACCATACAAGCAAAATGCTCTATTCGTGGTGCAATCTGATATTCCTTAGTCATGCATTGAAAAAGTTGGAGTCCTTCTTCAACCTGCCCAGCATGAGCACGAGCAGATATCAAAGCAAGGAATGTTACATGATCTGGCTTGAATCCTTCCTCCTGCATACGACGTAACAAGCTCACCGATTCTTTAACAAGACCATGAGCCCCATAGGCAGAAATTATACTATTCCATGACACTTCATTCTTATCAGGCATGAATTTGAAAACACGAAGAGCCAACTCCAAGTTCCCACATTTTCCGTACATGTCTATCAGACCACTTTCAGTGAATATGTCTGCCCTTATAGGACCCTTTATGATAACACCATGAATCTCCTTTCCATAATATATAGCTGGTAAACTCGCGCATGCTGATAGGGCAGAAGATATGGTTACACTATTGTACTTTATTCCTTCCATACTCATTTGACGGAAAAGGTCTAGAGCTTCTTCTGGTTCTCcattctgtgaaaagcttgaaatcattgagTTCCACGTCACCTCATCCTTTGCAGACATCTTGGAAAAGATATAATGGCTCAGGTCAAGTCTGCCACATTTTGCATACATGTCCATTAGTGCACTCTCCACATAACATTTTCCTTCATAAGCATTTCTTAGAACATAACCATGGATCTCCTGACCAAGCTTCATAGCGGCCATGCTAGCACATACAGGCAACATGCTAGCTACAGTAACAGCATTTGGTTTGATGCACTGTTCTAACAAGTACTGAAACATTTGCACTGCCTCTTCACTCATCATATTAAGGACGTAACCTGATATCATTGTACTGCCAATAACCACATCAATGGCCCTAGCAGCATCATACACATTCTGTGCCATCCTCACATCCCTGCACTTGAAATATATGTCCACCAAAGCACTCACCAAGAATACATCCATGTGCACACAGTTCCTGACAATATAACCATGTATCTCCTTCCCCTGCTTGAAACCATTCAAGTCAGTCAAAGCTGGTAACAAGCTCACCAGTGTAACTGAATCTGGTCGAACACCACTCCTTTGCATATCACAGAACAACCCCAATGCCTCGTCGAGAAGCCCATTCTGAACACAACCTGAGATCATCCCATTCCAGGTTACCAAGTCATCTCGTGGCATCAGGTCGAACAACCTCCATGCATCATCCAAGCATCGGCATTTGGCATACATTGACAGCAATGTGTTAGCCACTGCCACCTCTGGCTCTAACCCACACTTCATCGCCAGAGAGTGGAGCTGCAACCCAGACAGTAAGTCAGCCTCCGCAGCACAAACCGATAGAAAGCATGCCAGTGTTGCGAAATTGGGCTTGCAACCGGACGCCCTCATGTCGCGGAACAGCCCCACCGCGCTGGCTACGTCTCCGCCCTTAATGCACCCGTCCATCATCACGTTCCACAGGACGCAGTCCCGCTCTGCCATTCCGTCGAACATTTCCCGGGCGTTCCTCAGGAGGCTAGCGTCAGCGTACATCTTGATGAGCGCGCTCCCAACGTACACGTCGCGGCCGAGCCCGATCCCCCGCGCCGCGCTGTGCGATGCACGAGGCGGCCGAGGGCGACCGCGCCGAGCGCGGCGCAGGACTTGACCACGTAGGGGAGGGTGTGCCCGTccgggcgcggcgcggcggggtgGCTCCACATCTTGAGGTAGAAGAGGACGGCGAGGCCGTGGTGTCCAGCCGCGGTGAACCCGCGGATGAGCCAGTTCCAGGGCagcgcggaggcggcggcgccgcgaGGGAGCGAGGAGAACACGGAGACAGCGTCGCGGAACCGGCGCGCGAGGACGTACATGCCGAGGAGCCGGGTCTGGAGCGCTGGGtgggcggcgaggaggccggaGGCGACGGCTCGCGCGTGGATTTGGAGGCCCAGAGAGAGGTGGGACGCAGAGATGCAGCCGCGGAGGATCGCGAGCAGGCGATCCGCGGTGGGGGCGCTCGTTACGGCGGCCGCGGTGGAGAACATCGTTGAGACGCATGGCCGCGGCGGAGGTTTGAGGCGGCAGTGAGCGAGGCGCATGGCGAAGCCGAGGCGGTGAACTGCTCGAGAGCCGTCGAGCGTGCGCGCCGTGCGGCGGTCTGATTTCGAGGCTCCAATTCTCGCACGTGCGTTTTAAAACCCCTCACGCGCCGCTCACGTGTCATCCATCTATCTACTCCATCTCGCCGCGCTCCCTCCCTCGTCTCTGACAACCGTACGCCCCCGCCGTCTTCTTCCCGCGCCACTCGTGGCTCGCCCACCCGCTCCACCACCTCGCGCCCATGGTGACGGTGTCACGCGCGCTCGGCTCCGCGTTCACCGGCTTCACGCGGACCCCCGCCGCGGCGCCGACCGGGACGACCTTGCCCTCCCCGTGTGGCTCGTCGGCGCTCCTCTGGCACTGGCGTTGGAGCCAGGGTAGCCGCGCCCGGCGCTTCTCGTCCGGCCGCGCCGCGCGGATTAGCATGAGCCTCCGCGCCGGCATCGTCGGCCTGCCGAACGTCGGCAAGTCCACCCTCTTCAACGCCATTGTGAGTAACTAAGCTTGTTCGTTTCGTTGCTTCCTGCGAAGTTCGTTTTGTCAACAGCTCGTATTAGCCGGAAACAGATCGAGGGGAGAGAAAGGGGTGCCGATTCtttctatttatatatgttCTTCCGGATTCATGCATTGGTTTTGTAGAGGACGAAGCCTGTATGTTGCGTATATGTGGGCACATGCCAAATGTTCGACGTTTTGCCCCATAGATATGCCTTTGTCAAAAGGCTGATACAGGGTTTTTTTTACCAGTAAGGCCTCGTTTGGAAACCTCAATCCCCGTCGGGATCCCCGCCAGTTCCCCGTGGTGCAAACCCGTGCGGCATTTTTCCACAGGCCATTCGAGCGCACCGTTTGAAAGCCAAGCAGGAGGGGAATTCACGCCCCAGACCTCCTCATTTCCACAGGAAATCTCCCACGCCAGCCTACGTCGGGAAACTTTCCCCTTCCCACGCCTTCGTCTTCCCTGCTCGCAACGTAAGTCATGACTCACGACGACTGCACCTCCCTCCCCTCATAGTGGCGGGCTTCCCCACTTCCTTTGCGAGCTCCGCTCCTGTGCTCTCTGCAAAAAGAGCTACAGCGCCCGTGCCCTACGCGAAGAGAGCCACACCGCCCGTGCCCTCCTCCACCGTGCAGTGTCCTCAAATCTAGCTAGCTCCACCGCTGTCTCGTTGTTCCCGAAGCGAGTGCGGCCCTTGTCCCTTCCAGATTGGGCTGCAGTTTGGAGAAGGGTGAGTCAAGCACCGCCCCGGGGACACTCGGCCCCTACCGCACGGCGTCGTGCCTAATGACAACGTGCTCACGTGCAGTGCCCTGACGGCACGCAATGGCAGAGCGCTGCTACAGATGTGCAGGAGGAGATGGTGACGCCGCTGATGGGCACGACCGGATGTGTCCTAATGCTGCCGCAACGAATGAGACGATGCCAGTGGAGGTGCCTAATGCGTCCGAGCAAGCCTCGACGGCGACCTTTGGTGATGCTCCACACGTTGGTGTCGACGCATGCGCGGCAGACCTCCGCGGAGGAGTCGCCGATGCAGACACCGCGAACGAAGGCGCTGCCACGGGACATGGCCAAGAAGCTCTTCGGCGCGGCGACGGAGTGGAGCAAGCCGAGGAGCTCACAACTTAGTCTGCACTGCTGTTCTTGGACACCACCACGGTCGAACAGAAAGAAACAGCGGCTCATTACTCGAATTGCTCCCAAATGAACAAAGGGATTACCTTCTCTGGTGATTAATTTTCCAGGGATTCATGGTGGCCACTGAAAATCCCGGCAGGGGATGCTCCCCTGTGGATTTCTGCTGGTAGCTTGCAAAGAAGGCCTAAATAAAATTTACTGGATGTCACCGGTAAACATGATTTATCAGATATACcagataaaattcaaataaatttaaacaaaatttaaataaaattcaaacaaaataccGGTAAACATGGTAATTTTTTTCTACTGGGGTCCACCGGTAAACCGGATATATCGGATATACCGGGCTGAAATTTTTTCCCCTGATATAGTAGGCATCTTTAATTAGTACGAGTGAAGAGGCTTCATGAAATTTGCCCTTTTTTCGTGTTGTTTTGCTGGCTGTACAAGTTTTGTTCTTGACTTCTTGCAGTAAAATGTTTCGTATGGAGAAATACTTTGTGATATACATAGGACAGGTTATTCCCTGTAATAATGGAATGTTAATTATGTTCTGAATGTTTTTAGGTTGAAAATGGGAAGGCACAAGCTGCAAATTTTCCCTTTTGCACCATAAACCCGAATGTTGGCATTGTGGCTATCCCTGATCTTCGCTTGCATGTGCTCTCAAAATTAAGCAAGTCACAGCAGACGGTCCCAACATCCATAGAGCTAGTGGACATTGCTGGTCTCGTCAAAGGAGCAAGCAAAGGAGAGGTACTGCTTTCATTATTGTCTTCGATACTGGCCTAATTTGATATGTTTTCCGACTAGTTTATACATGAAGGTATTAATTTCATTGTTGGCATCAGGGACTAGGAAACCAATTTCTTTCAAACATCCGTGAAGTAGATTCCATACTTCAGGTCAGTCTCTTGTTGTCCTTTTATACGGTTATGCCCTCATatatttgacaagttcggtaaATGATATTTTTGGCCTTCCTGATTCCAGTGTTTATCAATTATTGCATGCAGTTCTATTTTACAGAGAATAAACTAGTAAAATTATCTGGCAGATGCTTTTTTTCGTCCAATTTGGCTGATGTATGATGTGTGAACATCTCATTGCAGCCACTTTATTTCCGAGCAGCAGCTTACTGCTGGCACTCATCCATATTTTTTCTCCCTActttttttgtttgttgagATTGCAAAATGTAATAGAGTTGTACTCATACATGTTCATTTTGACTGGATTCTCAGGTTGTGCGATGCTTCGAGGATGATGATATTGTTCATGTGAATGGTAAGGTTGATCCCAAGTCAGACATTGATGTCATTAACCTAGAGCTGATATTTTCTGATCTTGAACAGGTAATTTTGGTGACACAATCTCCATTTACttgcttagtaaggctaatctATAATATGAACAGTTGCTGACAATTTTGTTATAACTACAGATAGAGAAGAGGTTagataagctcaagaagagcaaAACTAAAGATGCACAAGTAAAAGTGAAGGTAAGGTAAACAAAGTCATTCATTTTGATGACATTCTCATACTATGTTCTAATTGTTTGCATTACTTAGGAGCAAGCAGAGAGGTCAGGATTGGAAAAAATTCAGCAGGTGCTTATGGATGGAAAGCCTGCAAGATCTGTTGATTTGGCTGACCATGAGAAAGAAGCTATACAGCATCTTTATCTGCTAACAATGAAACCTGTCATTTACGTTGCTAATGTAACagaatctgatcttgctgaaccAGATAGCAATCCTCATGTCAAAGAGGTGGCTAAAGCAGCATCAGACTTGCAGTCTGGTATGGTTATAATATCAGCTCAGGTTTGTTGTATGTATCTGAACTAATCAAAGGTTTTGGAGATATGCATGTGAAATACTTCATCTTCACCTAAAGGATATTGCCTGTCTATATCTGTGCTAACGAAATTATGGATGCATAACAGGTTGAAGCTGAACTCGCTGAGCTACCATTGGAAGAGAGAGTAGAATACTTGAAATCTCTTGGTGTTACTGAAAGTGGACTTGGCAATTTGGTAAAAGCAACATATAACCTTTTGGGATTGAGAACTTATTTCACGACTGGAGACAAGGTGAATCTTTTGCGGTGCTAAATGTTATTTACTTCAGCTGTTAATACAAACTTCTAATTGCGTCTTGTTTTATCAGGAAACAAAAGCTTGGACTATTCTTTCAGGTTtcattcttcttcctctcagtgcTTTCTCGTAATAATTTCTATTAATGTATGTATTATTCTAACAATGTCATCTTACATTTAGGCATGACTGCACCTCAAGCGGCGGGAGTTATTCATAGTGACTTTCAAAAAGGATTCATTAGAGCTGAAACTGTAAGTTGTATACATAATTATAAAGGTTCAATAACTGAATTTCGTTTTGCACGTTTGGATCTATTGcagttagagttggagatacTTTACTTCTTTGGAATTTGGATATATTTTTGCCTGCATTTTTCATGTTAATATTTACTAATTTTACCATGATTGCTACCGTACTTCAGGTTTCCTATGATAATTTTGTTGCCGCTGGTTCTCTTGGAGCAGCAAGGGAGAAAGGACTGGTAAACATATTTGCATAGCTATTCATCTGTTTTTTTATTCATCGAAAAAAAAGAGTCCAGTTGAACATATGTTTGTTACTTGTTATCTCTGTCACTGCAGCTGAGGTTGGAAGGGAAGGATTATATTGTGCAGGAAGGAGATGTCATGCTTTTCAGATTCAACGTGTGAGAACTGAGAACAATATTAGCACAAAACTTCAATATACCGGAAATTATTGTACAAGGCAAAGTAAAACTTGTCTAGAGTTTGAGATTTTTTGTCCTCGTGCTACCAACTGTTCATGTACTCGGCATTATTCCTTTCCAAGGGAAATACCATGATTCAATGTCCAAGTTACattattcaaaaaaaaatcaagaatacCATGCAAGAGTTTCTCGATGCAACTTTTCATAGAATCTTATATGTTTTATTACTAAATTTCTCAATACGCTGAGGTCGAATGTTGTAAAGTTCAGGATAACATTATTTTGTTCAAATTATGCTTGTAATTATGGGGCAGTATATACCACCTTACATGAGATGACAATATATTCATGGGATTAGATTGTAGAAACGTTTTTTCTTTGTGAAATCGTGTATCTTCAAGGCCTTTCATGAAAATAGTCATGCCAAAAGAGGCGAACGCCGCAAACCCTATATATGGGCAAAGGTGTTAGGTGTCAGGTgttgcacccccccccccccggctcgCGCGCAAGCAGCTCGTActtcgccgccgtcgccggagaGATGGATTCCCGTGGCTTCGATTCCGCCGGCCGCGTCTTCTCCAGCGCCATCGAGATGTGGGCG
The nucleotide sequence above comes from Phragmites australis chromosome 4, lpPhrAust1.1, whole genome shotgun sequence. Encoded proteins:
- the LOC133915317 gene encoding uncharacterized protein LOC133915317, with translation MVTVSRALGSAFTGFTRTPAAAPTGTTLPSPCGSSALLWHWRWSQGSRARRFSSGRAARISMSLRAGIVGLPNVGKSTLFNAIVENGKAQAANFPFCTINPNVGIVAIPDLRLHVLSKLSKSQQTVPTSIELVDIAGLVKGASKGEGLGNQFLSNIREVDSILQVVRCFEDDDIVHVNGKVDPKSDIDVINLELIFSDLEQIEKRLDKLKKSKTKDAQVKVKEQAERSGLEKIQQVLMDGKPARSVDLADHEKEAIQHLYLLTMKPVIYVANVTESDLAEPDSNPHVKEVAKAASDLQSGMVIISAQVEAELAELPLEERVEYLKSLGVTESGLGNLVKATYNLLGLRTYFTTGDKETKAWTILSGMTAPQAAGVIHSDFQKGFIRAETVSYDNFVAAGSLGAAREKGLLRLEGKDYIVQEGDVMLFRFNV
- the LOC133915315 gene encoding LOW QUALITY PROTEIN: pentatricopeptide repeat-containing protein At4g21300-like (The sequence of the model RefSeq protein was modified relative to this genomic sequence to represent the inferred CDS: deleted 2 bases in 1 codon): MRLAHCRLKPPPRPCVSTMFSTAAAVTSAPTADRLLAILRGCISASHLSLGLQIHARAVASGLLAAHPALQTRLLGMYVLARRFRDAVSVFSSLPRGAAASALPWNWLIRGFTAAGHHGLAVLFYLKMWSHPAAPRPDGHTLPYVVKSCAALGAVALGRLVHRTARRGIGLGRDVYVGSALIKMYADASLLRNAREMFDGMAERDCVLWNVMMDGCIKGGDVASAVGLFRDMRASGCKPNFATLACFLSVCAAEADLLSGLQLHSLAMKCGLEPEVAVANTLLSMYAKCRCLDDAWRLFDLMPRDDLVTWNGMISGCVQNGLLDEALGLFCDMQRSGVRPDSVTLVSLLPALTDLNGFKQGKEIHGYIVRNCVHMDVFLVSALVDIYFKCRDVRMAQNVYDAARAIDVVIGSTMISGYVLNMMSEEAVQMFQYLLEQCIKPNAVTVASMLPVCASMAAMKLGQEIHGYVLRNAYEGKCYVESALMDMYAKCGRLDLSHYIFSKMSAKDEVTWNSMISSFSQNGEPEEALDLFRQMSMEGIKYNSVTISSALSACASLPAIYYGKEIHGVIIKGPIRADIFTESGLIDMYGKCGNLELALRVFKFMPDKNEVSWNSIISAYGAHGLVKESVSLLRRMQEEGFKPDHVTFLALISARAHAGQVEEGLQLFQCMTKEYQIAPRIEHFACMVGLYSRSGKLDKAVQFIADMPFKPDAGIWGALLHACHVHRNVELADIASQELFKLDPDNSGYYVLMSNINAVAGRWDSVSKVRRLMKDNKVQKIPGYSWVDVNNSSHLFVAADKSHPESEDIYMSLKSLLQELREEGYIPRPDLCHPMHPDNSIQQCCS